The Bacillus sp. Y1 genome has a window encoding:
- the corA gene encoding magnesium/cobalt transporter CorA has protein sequence MIRMIGITKDFTIKDISFRHFNPNEWIWYWIDFNQPSEEETIYLQDPLQFHPLAIEDCINKLQRPKLDYYDQHTFYVTHRLGERSLEKEEINFFVEKQFIVTYHHLPSPEIDQVWERLIHSRKIKDWNPYLVFYYVLDKIVDNYFPFLYEIEDTLNEIEDNSNHLSMEKLLDQLFETRHHLLSLRHTIIPMRDLLYRMLNSHRLETIQGKKEYFADIYDHLLKLSEMIDANREITADIRDSYISYNSHQTNRVMKVLTVITTIFMPLTFIAGIYGMNFEHMPELRWKYGYFLILLIMLIIGGGMYIWFKKKGWFR, from the coding sequence ATGATTCGTATGATTGGCATTACAAAAGATTTTACCATAAAAGACATTAGTTTCCGTCATTTTAATCCCAATGAATGGATTTGGTATTGGATTGATTTCAATCAGCCAAGTGAGGAAGAAACGATTTATTTACAGGATCCTTTGCAATTTCATCCCCTCGCTATAGAAGATTGCATTAATAAGCTTCAACGTCCTAAACTGGACTATTATGATCAGCACACCTTTTACGTTACACATCGCTTAGGTGAAAGGAGCTTGGAAAAGGAAGAAATTAATTTTTTTGTTGAAAAACAATTTATTGTCACCTATCACCATTTACCGTCCCCAGAAATAGATCAAGTATGGGAGCGTTTAATTCATTCCCGCAAGATCAAAGACTGGAATCCATACTTAGTGTTCTACTACGTACTCGATAAGATTGTTGACAATTATTTCCCGTTTTTATATGAAATCGAAGATACTTTAAATGAAATAGAAGACAATTCGAATCATTTATCAATGGAAAAATTGCTTGATCAATTGTTTGAGACGAGACACCATTTATTAAGCCTGCGACATACGATTATTCCTATGAGAGACCTTCTCTACCGAATGTTAAACTCGCACCGACTAGAAACCATTCAAGGAAAAAAAGAGTATTTTGCTGATATATATGACCACCTGCTGAAATTATCTGAAATGATTGATGCAAACCGCGAAATCACTGCTGATATACGCGATAGTTATATTTCATATAACTCCCACCAAACCAATCGAGTGATGAAGGTCCTTACAGTTATTACAACCATTTTTATGCCACTTACCTTTATAGCAGGTATTTATGGAATGAATTTTGAGCACATGCCAGAACTCAGGTGGAAATATGGATACTTTCTTATACTTCTCATTATGCTTATCATTGGGGGAGGTATGTATATTTGGTTTAAAAAGAAGGGTTGGTTTCGATAA
- a CDS encoding YkvA family protein codes for MKKAWRRVAFVVKFWRFLPFIREFYFARDVSPKHKAWPIALIIGYLLLPIDVIPDIFAIFGFTDDLLFTTFILQRLVKTAPPWLKEKYDINEKKII; via the coding sequence ATGAAAAAAGCCTGGAGAAGAGTAGCATTTGTCGTTAAATTTTGGAGATTCTTACCCTTCATAAGAGAGTTTTATTTTGCACGAGACGTATCACCAAAACATAAGGCTTGGCCAATAGCTCTTATAATTGGTTATCTCTTATTGCCAATTGATGTGATACCAGATATATTTGCCATTTTTGGGTTTACGGATGATTTATTATTTACAACTTTCATCTTACAAAGACTAGTCAAAACGGCTCCACCGTGGTTAAAAGAAAAATACGATATAAATGAAAAAAAAATCATCTAA
- a CDS encoding sporulation protein has protein sequence MILRKYMSLLGIGSATIDLKLDHTKFQPGECVTGHFHIQGGTIEQQLKRIECDLVMKNEEENQEVIIESSTIYTTQMIESQEQNQLNFRFTLPDKLEKSSSTIKYRFKTKMIFDAGVKSEDQDLIHIQ, from the coding sequence ATGATTTTGAGAAAGTATATGTCATTATTAGGAATTGGATCAGCTACGATAGACTTAAAGCTAGATCATACTAAATTTCAACCAGGGGAGTGTGTCACAGGACATTTTCATATTCAAGGAGGAACGATTGAGCAGCAGTTAAAAAGAATTGAATGTGATTTAGTAATGAAAAATGAAGAGGAAAATCAAGAAGTAATCATTGAAAGCTCAACGATCTACACTACACAAATGATTGAATCACAAGAACAAAATCAATTAAATTTTCGATTTACCTTGCCAGATAAACTTGAAAAATCGTCATCAACGATCAAGTATCGATTTAAAACCAAGATGATATTTGATGCAGGGGTTAAGAGTGAGGATCAAGATCTAATCCATATCCAGTAA
- a CDS encoding PAS domain-containing sensor histidine kinase produces the protein MKDQSRIINVNHHSPNPLNELSEELQKSVQELKDFKFALDASSIVAITDAKGHITYVNDKFSQISKYSREELIGSDHRIINSSFHPKSFFKDLWMTISSGQVWNGEIKNRAKDGTYYWVDTTIVPFLDSNGKPYQYLAIRHEVTERKKVEEELQNMMTKIIEVQEDERKRLSRNLHDGIGQNLYSHLISINILQSQLMHPLLDMLQKEATELIEEVRKISQELRPSVLDDLGLLPAIRSYLTRFSENYQIDVQFDCFLQQRLSSNKEITIYRILQEALINIQKYANAEQVSIIIREMDQEVRVIIEDNGQGFDPLNITRGVGLFSMEERARAVKGEVHIHSSPGKGTKIVLEIPL, from the coding sequence TTGAAGGATCAATCGAGGATCATCAACGTAAATCATCACTCACCTAATCCTCTTAACGAACTATCTGAAGAATTACAAAAATCTGTTCAAGAATTAAAGGATTTCAAATTTGCCCTAGATGCCTCATCTATTGTAGCAATTACAGATGCTAAAGGTCACATTACGTATGTAAATGATAAGTTCTCTCAAATCTCTAAGTACTCAAGGGAAGAACTGATCGGATCGGATCATCGAATTATTAATTCAAGCTTTCATCCAAAGTCATTCTTCAAAGACCTATGGATGACCATATCATCTGGTCAAGTATGGAATGGAGAAATAAAAAATCGTGCAAAAGATGGTACATATTATTGGGTAGACACGACCATTGTTCCGTTTTTGGATTCAAATGGAAAACCGTATCAGTATTTAGCGATTCGTCATGAGGTCACAGAAAGAAAAAAAGTAGAAGAAGAGCTACAAAATATGATGACAAAAATCATCGAGGTACAAGAAGATGAAAGAAAAAGGCTCTCAAGAAATCTTCATGATGGGATCGGGCAAAATCTGTATAGTCATTTAATTTCAATTAATATTTTACAATCGCAACTAATGCATCCCTTACTTGATATGCTCCAAAAAGAAGCTACGGAACTAATTGAAGAAGTCAGAAAAATATCCCAGGAATTAAGGCCGTCTGTCCTAGATGATCTTGGTCTTTTACCTGCGATCCGTTCATATTTAACTCGTTTTTCAGAGAATTATCAGATTGATGTTCAATTTGATTGCTTTTTACAACAGCGGCTTTCATCAAACAAGGAAATTACTATTTATCGTATTCTTCAGGAAGCATTAATTAATATTCAAAAATATGCAAATGCGGAGCAAGTTTCGATTATTATTCGAGAGATGGATCAAGAGGTTCGTGTGATCATTGAAGATAATGGTCAAGGGTTCGATCCCTTAAACATTACAAGGGGAGTAGGACTATTTAGTATGGAGGAACGTGCTCGAGCGGTTAAAGGGGAAGTCCATATTCATTCCTCTCCTGGTAAAGGGACAAAGATTGTTTTAGAAATTCCATTATAA
- a CDS encoding GAF domain-containing protein produces MVMDNLYNQTYMKQACEQLQGTIECDFVGLAFQESKGPNIGWKIASGNSNDKYERITLRYGKGIAGRVISTGRPMEIKYFPQNILGKALEYPILLAEKLLYAYAVPILINGIPKGVLLVGFRSETCISDDEKKLVEKAAADIKKFLSLEKM; encoded by the coding sequence ATGGTTATGGATAACTTATACAATCAGACATACATGAAACAGGCTTGTGAACAGCTTCAAGGAACGATTGAATGTGACTTTGTCGGTCTAGCCTTTCAAGAGAGCAAAGGACCTAATATTGGCTGGAAAATTGCTTCCGGGAATAGTAATGATAAATATGAAAGAATCACCCTACGGTATGGAAAAGGAATTGCCGGTAGAGTGATATCTACCGGAAGACCAATGGAGATTAAGTATTTTCCTCAGAATATTCTAGGAAAAGCTTTAGAGTATCCCATTCTGTTAGCGGAAAAACTGCTTTATGCGTACGCTGTACCTATACTCATCAATGGCATACCTAAAGGTGTGTTGCTGGTGGGGTTTAGATCAGAAACTTGTATCAGTGACGATGAAAAAAAGTTAGTTGAGAAGGCTGCAGCTGATATTAAAAAATTTCTATCATTGGAAAAAATGTAA
- a CDS encoding response regulator codes for MIKIILCDDHAVVRMGLKMLLSNHPEMEVVGEASEGNEGIQLAQELKPDVVVMDLSMPHGKDGLSATSELKKLMPNVQILILTMHDDEEYLFRAIQAGASGCILKSAPHDELLGAIKMVAKGDAYLHPSATKRLMEEYIDSVKQGNQDTFSLLSDREREVLTLIAKGYANKEIAEKLVISVKTVETHKGNLMEKLQMKTRPELVAFALKKGLLGYGM; via the coding sequence TTGATAAAAATTATATTATGTGATGATCATGCTGTCGTGAGAATGGGATTAAAAATGTTATTAAGTAACCATCCAGAGATGGAAGTGGTAGGGGAGGCTTCAGAGGGGAACGAAGGTATTCAGTTAGCCCAAGAGCTAAAGCCAGATGTAGTCGTAATGGACTTAAGCATGCCACACGGCAAGGATGGCTTATCAGCTACATCAGAGCTAAAAAAGCTGATGCCAAACGTACAAATCCTTATTTTAACGATGCATGATGATGAAGAGTATTTATTTCGGGCGATTCAAGCGGGTGCTTCAGGATGTATTTTGAAAAGTGCACCACATGATGAATTGTTAGGTGCCATAAAAATGGTTGCAAAAGGTGATGCTTACCTTCATCCATCTGCCACGAAAAGGCTAATGGAAGAGTATATTGACAGCGTAAAACAAGGAAATCAAGATACTTTTAGTCTTCTATCTGATAGAGAAAGAGAAGTTCTAACTTTAATTGCAAAAGGTTATGCGAATAAAGAAATTGCAGAAAAGCTGGTCATTTCTGTTAAAACAGTTGAAACACATAAGGGAAATCTTATGGAGAAGCTTCAAATGAAAACTAGACCTGAGCTAGTTGCATTTGCACTTAAAAAGGGCTTGCTCGGCTATGGCATGTAA
- a CDS encoding sensor histidine kinase, whose translation MKNSPTKNQISSYIIQSQEEEIKRIALELHEGVGQTLYSMYTGLQFIEQAINGSNMKSYVNEMSQLLEKTIQEIRLLSVELHPPTLTTLGLVPAMKSYLRMFTSTYGILVDLDIEGQEPKLAEPQKITLFRVCQEALGNVAKYADTHFVQLNFSFGDNKLTMTIKDNGKGFSVENEIQRSSGLAAMKERMNLIGGQCVITSEIGVGTTIDVLLPL comes from the coding sequence ATGAAAAATTCACCGACTAAAAATCAAATTAGCTCATACATCATCCAATCACAAGAAGAAGAAATTAAACGTATCGCACTTGAGCTTCATGAAGGTGTTGGGCAAACCCTCTATAGTATGTATACTGGGCTCCAATTTATAGAACAGGCCATAAACGGTTCAAATATGAAATCATATGTGAATGAAATGAGTCAATTACTTGAAAAGACGATTCAGGAAATCCGGCTTTTGTCAGTAGAGCTTCATCCTCCTACGTTAACAACACTTGGGTTAGTACCAGCAATGAAAAGCTATTTACGGATGTTTACGTCGACATACGGAATATTAGTCGATCTCGATATTGAGGGACAGGAACCGAAATTAGCAGAACCGCAAAAAATAACCCTTTTTCGAGTATGTCAAGAGGCATTAGGGAATGTAGCAAAATATGCGGACACTCATTTTGTGCAGTTAAACTTCTCATTTGGTGATAACAAATTAACCATGACAATTAAGGACAATGGGAAAGGGTTTAGCGTTGAAAATGAAATTCAGCGTTCTAGTGGATTGGCTGCTATGAAAGAGCGTATGAATTTAATTGGGGGCCAATGCGTGATAACTTCTGAAATAGGGGTAGGGACTACAATTGATGTTCTTTTACCGCTATAA
- a CDS encoding NarK family nitrate/nitrite MFS transporter codes for MSKGRITHWNPEDEQFWQKEGKRHAKRNLLISVPSLMMAFVVWQIWSVVAVRLNDVGFNFTPEQLFTLAAMPGLVGATLRFVYTFAVGKFGGRNWTVFSTAILAIPAVGIGFAVQNPDTPYTTMLILAALCGLGGGNFSSSSANMSFFFPKKEKGTALGINGGLGNMGVSVVQFVTPLIIASGTFALIGGSQTLPTGESVWIQNAAFIWVIPIAILTVAAWFGMDNIPTATQSVKDQFIIVKRKHTWIMTVLYVATFGSFIGYSAAFPLLLKSQFPEHVGLAFLGAFLAAAARPIGGWISDKLGGALVTAWVLVVMAIGAAGVIYFTNDKMFTGFLASFLVLFIAAGLGSGSTFQMIPDIFPVKEAAPVLGFTAAFAAYGSFFIPKLFGWSVNQFGTPVNAFYFFIAFYVISIVLNWFYYQRSTVSTRHSKNVA; via the coding sequence ATGCCAAAAGAAATTTATTAATCTCCGTTCCATCTCTAATGATGGCGTTCGTTGTATGGCAAATATGGTCGGTTGTTGCAGTACGCTTAAATGATGTAGGATTTAATTTTACCCCTGAACAGCTGTTTACACTTGCTGCAATGCCAGGACTTGTTGGGGCAACACTTAGATTTGTGTATACTTTTGCAGTCGGAAAATTTGGGGGAAGAAACTGGACCGTATTTTCTACAGCTATTTTAGCTATCCCGGCAGTTGGGATTGGTTTTGCTGTACAAAACCCTGACACACCATATACCACTATGCTCATCCTTGCTGCTTTATGTGGACTTGGTGGAGGTAACTTCTCTTCTTCTTCAGCTAATATGAGTTTCTTCTTTCCGAAAAAAGAAAAAGGAACAGCACTTGGTATTAACGGTGGACTAGGAAATATGGGTGTATCGGTTGTTCAATTCGTGACTCCTCTCATCATTGCATCTGGAACATTTGCTTTGATTGGCGGAAGTCAAACATTGCCAACAGGCGAAAGTGTTTGGATTCAAAATGCAGCTTTCATTTGGGTTATTCCGATTGCAATTTTGACGGTCGCAGCTTGGTTTGGAATGGATAATATTCCAACAGCGACTCAATCAGTGAAGGACCAATTTATTATCGTTAAACGTAAGCACACTTGGATTATGACTGTTTTATATGTTGCTACTTTCGGTTCCTTTATTGGGTATTCAGCAGCATTTCCTTTACTACTAAAATCTCAATTCCCTGAACATGTTGGTCTTGCCTTCCTAGGAGCATTTTTAGCAGCAGCAGCAAGACCTATTGGTGGATGGATTTCCGATAAATTAGGTGGGGCTCTTGTCACTGCCTGGGTTCTTGTAGTTATGGCAATAGGAGCAGCAGGAGTTATCTATTTTACAAATGACAAAATGTTTACAGGATTCCTTGCATCATTCCTAGTTCTATTTATTGCGGCAGGTTTAGGATCTGGTTCGACATTCCAGATGATTCCAGATATCTTCCCTGTAAAAGAAGCAGCTCCAGTCCTAGGATTCACCGCTGCATTTGCAGCATATGGTTCATTCTTTATACCGAAGCTTTTTGGTTGGTCAGTTAATCAGTTTGGAACACCAGTGAATGCCTTTTATTTCTTTATCGCGTTCTATGTGATTTCCATTGTATTAAACTGGTTCTACTATCAACGTTCTACTGTAAGCACAAGACATTCCAAAAATGTAGCATAA